The region GGTAAAGGCGGTCAGAACGTAAACAAAACCGAAACCGCAGTTAGAATAACTCATAAAAAAACAGGTATAGTTGTTAATTCCAGTGAAGAAAGAAGCCAATTTTTAAATATAAAATTAGCTAAAGCACGACTGGCTTTTAGATTAAAGAAACTACAAGAAGAAGAGAAAAAAACAAACCGCAGGGAAAGATGGTCAGCAGGAATAAATATAGTTAGAGGAAATCCTGTAAGAACTTATAATTATGACGATTTAAATCCTTGAGTTTAAAATTGAGGCTCACTAGAAATTAGTGTCAGCCTCTTTTTCTATAATGAAAGATTATTAAAGGCACATAAAACAGTATAGTCGTCAGTAATTTTTATTCTTGTTATACTGCCGTTATCCACAGCAAAATGCCAGTAGCCTTCAAGCCCCATATTAAGTAAATATGCTGTAATGCTTCTTATTATACCACCGTGAGTGACAATCAAAATTGAACCATTTTTGTGCTCAGCCTTAAGCTTATCTATGAAATTTGAAGCTCTTTTGTACATTTGCAAAACACCTTCTCCATCTGGGAATATAAAGTTCTTCCAGTCTTCACCCCAGCTTTTACATTCCTCTGGATAACCTTTCTCTATTTCCTTATACGAAAGGTTGTCCCATGATCCAAAGTTGATTTCTTTTAGATCATCATCATAAATTATATTGTCATTTCGTATAATTTCAGCCGTATGCCTTGCCCTTTTAAGAGGACTGGACATTATAATATCAAATTTTTTATTCTTCAGTTTGCTGCTTACCTTTTTTGCCTGATTTATTCCCTTCTCGTTTAAATCAACATCCGTCCAGCCAAGATATCTTCCTTCACTGTTACTTACGGTTTCACCGTGTCTTACTAGTGTTATTTCAAGCATCATTACCACCCTCTATAATTTAGCACTGCATAAGCTGCCATTAAAAATAAAGTCTGATTTAATTCACACACTGCTCCAAGTACATCCCCTGTTGCTCCATCTATCTTTCTGCTAAAATACTTTATCAAAATAACAGCTGTTATGATTGGGAAAATCATTATTATGTATCCTCTGTAAAGTCCAACTAATAAAAATATTATTACATACATCGCTATTCCTATAAATAGCTCTAACTTTCCGCAGCAGTCAATAAAAGACTTTGCCATGCCCTCTCCACGTCTTGCATAAGTTGATAATGCTGCGCCAACTATAGAACCAAGCCTCCCTGCCACAGGGAAAAGAATGATTACTTTAAGTGTAAAAGAACCATTTATCTCAGTTAAAAGCACTGAATTTAATATTAGTACTGAAGCTACAGCAAGTACTGCATTTGTACCAACTCTACTGTCATGCATTATCTCAAGTATTCTTTCCTTAGGTCTATATGAAAATAATCCATCAAAAGTATCTCCAAGACCATCTAAATGTATTCCGCCAGTTAAAAATATGTATTCAATTAGAACTATTACAGCACATATTTTAGGAGAAAATATATAAAGCAGCAGCATATATGTGCCTCCCATTATTCCCCCTATTACTAGCCCTACTATGGGAATTAAGGCCAGGGCTTTTCCAAAATCTTCAGTTGTTATATCACTTTCATATTTAATTGGAATGCGGGTGAAAAATTGAAGCATTAAAATTAAACGTCTAAAAAAAACCACCTATACCACCTCCAAAACTATTTTATTTTCACAGGAATACCTGAAACACACAGGTAAACTTCATCCGCTTTTTCAGCAATTCTTTGATTTATAATACCTGCTGCATCTCTAAATAGCCTCCCTAGCGCATATGCAGGGACAAGTGACATGCCAACTTCATTTGTAACCATGATAAATACAGCACTGCTTTCATGTATTACTTTCATGAGTTTATTTACTTCACTTTCAATATACTCTTGAACCTTATCTGACTTATTAGGAGATATGACTTCATCGTCCTGCACCTTTTCCAGCATTAAGTTTGAAACCATATTAGTTACACAATCAAAAAGCACACCGTCTTTGCCCTCAAGTTTTTCCGGTAATTTAACATCGAAATCCTTATATGTTTCTAATGTAGTCCAGTTTTGTGGTCTTCTCTCCCTATGCTTTTTTACTCTATCCTTCATTTCATCATCAAAAGGAATAGAAGTTGCAACGTATAAAACATCTCCCTCTATACTCTCTGCAAGTTTTTCAGCATAAGAGCTTTTTCCACTTCTCGCTCCACCTGTTATAAAAATAAGCTTTCCCATTATGCATTTCCTCCCAAAACTAAAGCATATACAAAAGTGCATTGACAATAGCCGCTGCCACAGTACTTCCACCTTTTCTTCCACGTATAGTAATCATAGGTACTGATAATTCTTCAAAATCTTTTTTTGACTTTTCTGCTCCCACAAAACCAACAGGCGCTGCTATTACAAAGTGGGGGCTGCATTTACCGTCTTCAATTAATTCCTTTAATCTGTAAAGAGCCGTTGGAGCGTTTCCAAATACAAAAAACTTTATGCCCTCCTCTACTGCCCTTTCTACCGCTGCCATGGAACGTGTTATTCCTGCTTCCTTTGCAATTTCTGCTGTTCTTTCATCCCTAACATACGAAACCACTTTGCAATTTAAAGCGTTTAAAACCTTTTTACTTACACCTGCCGTAATCATATTTGTATCTGCATAAATTGTTATGCTGCCTTTTTTCAAAAGCTTTAAAGCCGCATCAATAGCTCCTTCTCTTATATAAATTAAATCCTTGTATTCAAAATCAGCTGTAGTATGTATTACTCTCTTTACTATTTTAAGTTCCCTTTCCGTGAAACTGTGAGCTCCCATTTCACTGCCTATAATTCTAAAGCTTTCTTTTTCTATCATCTTAGGGTCTTTTATATAATCCATAATTTCACCTTACCTAACTAAATATTTTAAAAAATTCATATTTCCAAAAAAGTGTACATGAGCATATGCCGCTAAAACATTATTTTTAACATAACCACACTGCCAAGTTTTTTTCTCTCCCAAATAGTTTTCTTTTTGAACCAAATATATCCTATCCTCATTACTTTTTACATATGATTTATGGAACTCATGACAGTTTATTTTAATATTTTGGGGCAGCATTTTGTTTCCCTTATTAACTTCTATTTCAGCATATCCAAAGTTTTGAAGTCTATCACCCATATAAGCTTCTCCTTTAAAAAAACCAACTAAAGGAGTTTTCTCTATGCTGTCCATTAAATACATAAGTCCTCCACATTCAGCATAGCATCTAAGTCCACTATTAAGTGCATTTTTTATGCTGCTGAGCATGGTTCTATTATGACTTAAAGTTTCCTTAAAAACTTCTGGATATCCTCCTCCTATATAGAGAAAGTCTAAATCCGAAGGAAGCTTACTATCCCTTAAAGGACTGAAATATTTAACTTCTCCTATTTCCTCTAAAAGCTCAAGATTCTCCTTATAATAAAAGCTAAAAGCTTCATCCCTAGCTACTCCAATTTTAAAATTTTGTGTCTTCATATGATATTTATCCTGAAATTCATCTGTTTTTGAAAACTCTTTTAAAAGAGCATCTATGTTGACATGCTTCTCTAAAAGCTCACTGCACTTTTCAATTTTATCATCTAAATTTTCGACTTCACTGCTTTGGACAAGTCCTAAATGTCTGCTCTTTAATTCCAGAATTTTATCCTTAGGTAAATATCCAAAAACCTTAACTTTCTCCTTAAATCTATTCTCAATAGCAGCCTTTAAAAGCTCATAGTAACTCTCAGTTATGTTATTTAAAATTACACCTGCAAAATTTATATCTTCAAAATTTATAAGTCCCTCTATTTCCGCACATAAAGTTACGCTTTGTGCTTTTGGAGTTATAACTAAAAGTACGGGAAGCTTTAAAACTTTACTCACATGAGCTGTAGAATATTCTGAGTCTATACCCTTACCATCGTAGAGTCCCATTGCTCCCTCAACTATGCCAAAATCGCCGCAGCCTCGTGAAAAAGAAGCCTTAACCCCTGCTTCACCCATTAAAAATAGATCTAAATTTCTTGAAGCTTTACCTGTAATATGATTATGAAAAGCTGTATCTATATAATCAGGTCCAACCTTATATCCCTGAACCTCAAAGCCCCTATTTATAAGTGCCTTCATAAGTCCTAAGGTTACTGTGGTCTTGCCTCCACCACTTCTATTTGACGATACAACTATACTCTTCATCTCTTAACACCCATTATTTCATATATTTTATTCATATCAATATTATTTCGTACAATGTCTGCAAGCTTATTTATTTCATTGTCTCTAAGTTTTTCATAGGACACTGATGCTCTCGTTTTTAATCCCTTTTTCTCACGGAGCATATTTACAAAATACTGCCTTAAATCTGTGGAATCAAATACGCCATGAAGGTATGTACCTATGACGTTTCCAGCCATATTTACAGCACCGTCTTTTATGTGAGCCTTGCCCTCATTTTCCTCTGTTATGTGAGCAAAAGGTTTTACCGATTTTCCATAACTTGAAATCCCCATATGAATTTCATATCCGTACACCTTAATTCCTTTTCCGCAAACTTCACCTTTAACTCTTGTAGTTACCTTTTCATCTTTAAAAACAGTATTTATATCTAGAAGTCCCATTCCATCTACTTTTCCAAACTCTGTTTCAACCTTTAAAGGGTCTTCTATTACATTTCCAAGCATCTGATATCCGCCGCATATTCCAATAACTAAACCTTTTTCACTTGCATATTCTTTTATTTTTTTCTCTATGCCAGTTTTTCTTAAATAAAGCAAGTCACCTATAGTGTTTTTACTTCCTGGAATAATTAATGCATCAGGATGTCCAAAACTTTCAGCACTGGTTACATACCTAATTGACACATCTTTTTCAACTTTAAGTGCATCTATATCAGTAAAGTTTGAAATATGAGGCAGCCTGATTACTGCTGCATCTATTGCAGAATTAACTTTAGTATTAAAATCGACTGCACCATCTTCGTCCTCTAAGTTCAATGTGAAATACGGTACAACTCCTAAGGTTGGCAGATTTATTCTATCCTCCAGCATTTTAAGTCCAGGCTTTAGTATGTCCACATCGCCTCTAAATTTGTTAATAATTGTACCCTTCATTCTCTTTCTTTCATCTTCTGTAAGCAGCATAATAGTACCAAAAAGAGAGGCAAATACTCCACCTTTATCTATGTCGCCAACTAAAAGTACCGGTGCATCAACAAGTTCTGCAAATCCCATGTTCACAATATCATTATCTCTTAAATTTATTTCAGCTGGACTTCCTGCACCTTCAATTACAACTATGTCAAATTTCTTTTCAAGTTCTTTAAATCCCTTTTTAAGCATAGGGGCAAAATCTTTCTTTAGATTGCAATAATGTTTTGCACTTGAATTACAGTACACTTCACCATTTACAATAACCTGGCAGTTTTTATCTGTAGTAGGCTTTAAAAGTATGGGATTCATATAAACCTCTGGCTCAAGTCCAGCAGCATAAGCTTGAAGTACCTGCGCCCTGCCCATTTCCTTGCCATCTAAAGTTATGTATGAATTTAAAGACATGTTTTGAGATTTATATGGACAAACTGAAAAACCATCCTGCTTAAAAATTCTACATAAAGCTGCCACAATTATGCTCTTTCCTACAGATGAAGCCGTTCCCTGAATCATAATTTTAGCCATTGCATCTTCCTCCTTTACTCAAGTGGTTTATAAGCTTCTATATTTGCTTTTTCAAAGGTTCCCATTTCCATGTAAGAAAACAAAGCCATATCAATAATCTGAAATGCAAGAGCTGCTCCAGTGCCTTCTCCAAGTCTCATTTTAAGATTAAGCATAGGCTCTAAGTTAAGTTCCTCCATAATTCTTTTACTTCCAGGTTCAGCTGAGCCGTGTGAAGGAATTATAAAATTTTTAACCTTTGGATTTATTTTTACCGCCGTTAATGCTGCCGCCGCAGATATAAATCCATCTATTACTATTGGGATTCTGTAAATTGCAGCACCTAAAAAGCATCCTGCAAGCCCAGCTATATCAAATCCACCAACCTTTGACAGCACGTCAACTGCATCTAACGCATCAGGTTTATTTACATCTATACTGCGCTTTATTATTTCTATTTTATTTTGAAATGCAGCCTTTGTAAGTCCTGAGCCAATACCTACCATGTCCTCTACTTTGCAGCCTGTTAATACTGCTGCCACAGCACTGCTTGTAGTTGTATTTCCTATGCCCATTTCACCTGTTCCAAGCACATTTACATTTTTGTCCTTAAGCTCTTTTACAATCTCTATTCCTATTTGGAGTCCCTTTATGGCTTCTTCCCTTGTCATGGCAGGTCCTTTTGCCATGTTAGAAGTACCTTTTCTTATTTTTCTATTTATTATTCCTTCTTCATTTATATCATCATCTACTCCAATGTCCACAACCTTAATGTCTGCTCCGGCATGCTTTGTAAAAACATTAATTCCCGTAAACCCCTTCATGAAATTTCTAGTAACTGTTGACGTAACACTTTTAGGACAAGAACTAACTCCTTCCTCTACCACACCATTATCAGCACACATTATAATAACTGTCTTGTTTTTAGTTTCCGGAAAAACCTCACCTGTTATTCCACCTATTTGCTTTACTAAATCTTCTAAGGTTCCTAAACTTCCTAATGGTTTTGTTAAATTATCTAACCTCTTTTGAACCTTTTCTATTACATCTTCATCTAAACCTTTAATTTCATCTACTGCTTTTTTTAAATTCATAATTCATTTCACCCCAATTTTCATTTCATTTTCATTCAAGGTTTCAAGTATATAAGTTTTATAACCTTTAATCTCTCTTACTTTTTTCTTTGCCCTGTTTAAAATGTTAAAGTCATCATAAACTATAGCTAGTACATTTCCACTATGAGCTCCTATAATGCCAAGTCCACCTGTTTCGTCCTTAATCCTTGTGATTTCTGGCAAAATATCATATTTAAGTCTGTTTTCATTTCTCATTATGCTTTCAAGAGCGGCCTCACCAATACCTTTTATGTCTCTATTTTTTAAAGAGTTTTTAACCCTAATTATTAAATCATCTGCATTTCTTAATTCTTCTAGTTTTTTATTATTAAATTCAACAGTTTCCACAGTCCCTTTACCTTCAAAAACCAGAAGATAAAACTTAAGGTATTCTCCAAGAGTTTCCTTGTAAGTTCCCCCTTTATAATCAAACACAGTGATTTTATCAAAAAGAATGCTGTCTGTAGGTTCTATCTTTATACATTCTTCAATTAGTTCTTTTTCATTGAACTTTTTATTAAACATCTTTAAGAGCGCATAATATGCAGCACATAAATCCGCCGTACTGCTGGCAAAACCCTTACCTCTTGGAATATTTGAGCTTATAACCACATTCATATTTTTTATGTATTCTTCAAAATGCCACCTTTTTAAAATATTAATTAAAAATTTTTGGGTTTTTAAACTGCTTTGCAAAGGTTCTATTTCCATGCTTTCAAATATGGTAACTTTCGTCATAAGGTTTACGGGGCATGAAATTAAAACATCCTTCTCCTTAAATTTTCCTTGAACTATTTCCCCAACAGTACCAGGATATATTGAAGTCACTTTCATAATTCATTTTCCATATTATAAAAAGTACTTAAAAGTCTTCTATTTGAAGTCCTGTCTTTTATAGCAAGCCTTATAAAACTTTCATCAAGTCCTCTAAAATTGCTGGCTTTCCTTATAACTATTCTGTGCCTAAGGCAGTAATCATAAAGTTCATTTTCATTGATACCCTTAAGCTTACAAAGAACAAAATTACCCATAGTCCAAAATACTTGCTTTATAAAATCCATTTTTTTTAATTCATTAGTTAAAAATTCTCTCTCTTCTCTTATCCATAAAAGTGATTCCTTTATGTATTTTTCATCTTTTAAGCAATGTACTGCTGCCATTTCAGCAAAACAGTTAACATTCCAAGGATTTTGCTTTGATTTTATTTTATTTATCATATCTTCATTCGCGGTAATACCATAGCCAAGCCTTACTCCCGGCATAGAAAAGAACTTTGTCATAGCTCTTATTATAAAAATACAGCTGTACTTTTCACATTCATTTACAAAACTAAAATCCACATTCGCCGTAAATTCAATAAAAGCCTCATCTATAATAACCTTTTTCCCATTTTCCTCACAAAAATCAAGTATGTCTCTAAATTTATTTTTATCAATTATTCCTCCGTTAGGATTGTTAGGATTTCCTATTATAAGTGCATCCACTTCTTTTAATTTAGAAAAAATATCTTCATAATTTATTTCCATACTTTCACTTAAATAAGAGAACTTTGTTTTAATGCCATACCTTTTAGCATCTAATTCGTATTCAACATAAGATGGTACCACTATAAGAATGGTTTTAAATAAACTTATAGAAAGTTCAATTATTTCGGAAGCTCCATTGCCAAGTACAATCCCTGCATTATTTAATCCAATATATTCTTTTATACTCTTAATTACATTTCTATAATTAATATCAGGATAAACTTCAGCATTTTTCAAGGCTTCATCTATGTTATGTACAAAACTTTGAGGCAACCCAAGTGGATTTATATTAGAACTATAATCTAGAAGTTTTCTTCCCTTAAAAATACCTTCAGTATAAATGTCTCCTCCGTGAATCATTTAATCACCTCACATTAAAATAAAAAAACTTCTAACGAAAAAAACGTTAAAAGTTTACCTTTCTAGGCTGATATACTTAATAAACATTCTTTCTATCTCTCGTAGAAAAAAGCACGTAACTATTGGCAAGTATCCTGACTTGAAAATCATCATTTAAGCACGCCTTCCCAGTTTCCCAGTGGCATAATAACCTAGTGAAGTTTTTAAATTTCACTTTGGTTTTTCTTTTTGCTTAAACTTCTTTCTTACAGTGGCGGGACCGTTCAGGATTTTAACCTGATTCCTTGCTATTAAATTTTCTTATAATTTATGGTATCACACATTCATCTCAAATACAATTGTAACCATGGACATACTTAGCATTTTGTGATTTTATAACGTATTATTATAATTTTTTAGTATAAAATGGACTTATTTAGTAACAATATAATAAGTGAAAGGTGGCGTATTTATGGAAACTAGTGAAGTAATCTCTGTAATAGACAGCTCTGGGAAAAAAGTTGACTTAGAACTAATTGATACTATTAGATTGGATGGAAATGAGTACTTAATTGTCAGCGCTCCAAATTCCAATGAAGCATATGCTTACAAGACAACTACAAATGCCAGCGGAGAAAAGGAATATTCCTGCTTAAAGGAGGGAGAAGAATTTAGAAAGGTATTGCAAAAATACAATGAAGGAAATTAACAGTTCTTTGGAGGTAAAGCTTGGGTGCCTTTCCTCCATTTCAATATGGAAAGTCTTTAATTTAAATTTCATTATTCAGCAACATTTATAAACAATATACATTTTATTCAAAAAATTTCTCAACTCTATTTCTTCCATTGGTTTTAGCTAAATATAATGCCTTATCAGCAGTTTTAAAACAATTTTCAAAATTTTCTTCTGTATTTCCCATAAGCCTAGTTAACCCAAAGCTCGCTGTAACCTGAATAGAGTTGTTATCAAATAGTACTCTATTTTCTTCTATCTTTTGTCGTATTCTGTTAACGATTATTTCCGCATTTTTAGCTGATATATCAGGGAACAATATAATAAATTCTTCTCCTCCCCATCTTGCTGCCAAATCAATTTTCCTAATATTTTCATCAATTATTGCTGACGTTTCTTGTAATACCACATCTCCAGCTTTATGTCCATATTTATCATTAATAGACTTAAAATAATCAATATCCATTATGGCTATAATTGCTTCTTTATTTTTGTAGGATTTATTTTCTATAATACTTCTTTTTATAACAGTTTCAAAATATCTTCTGTTAAATAAATTAGTCAGCGCATCATAATTAGAAATATATTTTAGTTTGTTATTAGTTTCTTCCAATATTATATTTTTTATCAGAATATTAATTTGATTTTCATAGGTTAATTTTGATAAAACTAAAACGCTAAAGTAAAATACCGTACCATTAATAATATTATTTAAAAGAATTCCTTGATCCTTTTGAAACATAAGGGATAGG is a window of Clostridium pasteurianum DNA encoding:
- the cobC gene encoding alpha-ribazole phosphatase — its product is MMLEITLVRHGETVSNSEGRYLGWTDVDLNEKGINQAKKVSSKLKNKKFDIIMSSPLKRARHTAEIIRNDNIIYDDDLKEINFGSWDNLSYKEIEKGYPEECKSWGEDWKNFIFPDGEGVLQMYKRASNFIDKLKAEHKNGSILIVTHGGIIRSITAYLLNMGLEGYWHFAVDNGSITRIKITDDYTVLCAFNNLSL
- the cobS gene encoding adenosylcobinamide-GDP ribazoletransferase yields the protein MVFFRRLILMLQFFTRIPIKYESDITTEDFGKALALIPIVGLVIGGIMGGTYMLLLYIFSPKICAVIVLIEYIFLTGGIHLDGLGDTFDGLFSYRPKERILEIMHDSRVGTNAVLAVASVLILNSVLLTEINGSFTLKVIILFPVAGRLGSIVGAALSTYARRGEGMAKSFIDCCGKLELFIGIAMYVIIFLLVGLYRGYIIMIFPIITAVILIKYFSRKIDGATGDVLGAVCELNQTLFLMAAYAVLNYRGW
- the cobU gene encoding bifunctional adenosylcobinamide kinase/adenosylcobinamide-phosphate guanylyltransferase; translation: MGKLIFITGGARSGKSSYAEKLAESIEGDVLYVATSIPFDDEMKDRVKKHRERRPQNWTTLETYKDFDVKLPEKLEGKDGVLFDCVTNMVSNLMLEKVQDDEVISPNKSDKVQEYIESEVNKLMKVIHESSAVFIMVTNEVGMSLVPAYALGRLFRDAAGIINQRIAEKADEVYLCVSGIPVKIK
- a CDS encoding precorrin-8X methylmutase — encoded protein: MDYIKDPKMIEKESFRIIGSEMGAHSFTERELKIVKRVIHTTADFEYKDLIYIREGAIDAALKLLKKGSITIYADTNMITAGVSKKVLNALNCKVVSYVRDERTAEIAKEAGITRSMAAVERAVEEGIKFFVFGNAPTALYRLKELIEDGKCSPHFVIAAPVGFVGAEKSKKDFEELSVPMITIRGRKGGSTVAAAIVNALLYML
- a CDS encoding cobyrinate a,c-diamide synthase, translated to MKSIVVSSNRSGGGKTTVTLGLMKALINRGFEVQGYKVGPDYIDTAFHNHITGKASRNLDLFLMGEAGVKASFSRGCGDFGIVEGAMGLYDGKGIDSEYSTAHVSKVLKLPVLLVITPKAQSVTLCAEIEGLINFEDINFAGVILNNITESYYELLKAAIENRFKEKVKVFGYLPKDKILELKSRHLGLVQSSEVENLDDKIEKCSELLEKHVNIDALLKEFSKTDEFQDKYHMKTQNFKIGVARDEAFSFYYKENLELLEEIGEVKYFSPLRDSKLPSDLDFLYIGGGYPEVFKETLSHNRTMLSSIKNALNSGLRCYAECGGLMYLMDSIEKTPLVGFFKGEAYMGDRLQNFGYAEIEVNKGNKMLPQNIKINCHEFHKSYVKSNEDRIYLVQKENYLGEKKTWQCGYVKNNVLAAYAHVHFFGNMNFLKYLVR
- a CDS encoding cobyric acid synthase; this translates as MAKIMIQGTASSVGKSIIVAALCRIFKQDGFSVCPYKSQNMSLNSYITLDGKEMGRAQVLQAYAAGLEPEVYMNPILLKPTTDKNCQVIVNGEVYCNSSAKHYCNLKKDFAPMLKKGFKELEKKFDIVVIEGAGSPAEINLRDNDIVNMGFAELVDAPVLLVGDIDKGGVFASLFGTIMLLTEDERKRMKGTIINKFRGDVDILKPGLKMLEDRINLPTLGVVPYFTLNLEDEDGAVDFNTKVNSAIDAAVIRLPHISNFTDIDALKVEKDVSIRYVTSAESFGHPDALIIPGSKNTIGDLLYLRKTGIEKKIKEYASEKGLVIGICGGYQMLGNVIEDPLKVETEFGKVDGMGLLDINTVFKDEKVTTRVKGEVCGKGIKVYGYEIHMGISSYGKSVKPFAHITEENEGKAHIKDGAVNMAGNVIGTYLHGVFDSTDLRQYFVNMLREKKGLKTRASVSYEKLRDNEINKLADIVRNNIDMNKIYEIMGVKR
- the cobT gene encoding nicotinate-nucleotide--dimethylbenzimidazole phosphoribosyltransferase, encoding MNLKKAVDEIKGLDEDVIEKVQKRLDNLTKPLGSLGTLEDLVKQIGGITGEVFPETKNKTVIIMCADNGVVEEGVSSCPKSVTSTVTRNFMKGFTGINVFTKHAGADIKVVDIGVDDDINEEGIINRKIRKGTSNMAKGPAMTREEAIKGLQIGIEIVKELKDKNVNVLGTGEMGIGNTTTSSAVAAVLTGCKVEDMVGIGSGLTKAAFQNKIEIIKRSIDVNKPDALDAVDVLSKVGGFDIAGLAGCFLGAAIYRIPIVIDGFISAAAALTAVKINPKVKNFIIPSHGSAEPGSKRIMEELNLEPMLNLKMRLGEGTGAALAFQIIDMALFSYMEMGTFEKANIEAYKPLE
- a CDS encoding kinase, with translation MKVTSIYPGTVGEIVQGKFKEKDVLISCPVNLMTKVTIFESMEIEPLQSSLKTQKFLINILKRWHFEEYIKNMNVVISSNIPRGKGFASSTADLCAAYYALLKMFNKKFNEKELIEECIKIEPTDSILFDKITVFDYKGGTYKETLGEYLKFYLLVFEGKGTVETVEFNNKKLEELRNADDLIIRVKNSLKNRDIKGIGEAALESIMRNENRLKYDILPEITRIKDETGGLGIIGAHSGNVLAIVYDDFNILNRAKKKVREIKGYKTYILETLNENEMKIGVK
- a CDS encoding pyridoxal phosphate-dependent aminotransferase, whose amino-acid sequence is MIHGGDIYTEGIFKGRKLLDYSSNINPLGLPQSFVHNIDEALKNAEVYPDINYRNVIKSIKEYIGLNNAGIVLGNGASEIIELSISLFKTILIVVPSYVEYELDAKRYGIKTKFSYLSESMEINYEDIFSKLKEVDALIIGNPNNPNGGIIDKNKFRDILDFCEENGKKVIIDEAFIEFTANVDFSFVNECEKYSCIFIIRAMTKFFSMPGVRLGYGITANEDMINKIKSKQNPWNVNCFAEMAAVHCLKDEKYIKESLLWIREEREFLTNELKKMDFIKQVFWTMGNFVLCKLKGINENELYDYCLRHRIVIRKASNFRGLDESFIRLAIKDRTSNRRLLSTFYNMENEL
- a CDS encoding DUF1292 domain-containing protein: METSEVISVIDSSGKKVDLELIDTIRLDGNEYLIVSAPNSNEAYAYKTTTNASGEKEYSCLKEGEEFRKVLQKYNEGN
- a CDS encoding GGDEF domain-containing protein → MINNLFGIIIGQNNLEVTPAHINEVNDEIREINYKRFFVFSIVTGIIELILIVFYDIPSINKGNCNLIDIMYLFFHSCILITSLTVFFILKSYRKNESKKTPCVIAEIPILLFMIFVACISGLDQITSGQVTSYITGLLICGVLALIKPPRNYLIYSISHIIFICLSLMFQKDQGILLNNIINGTVFYFSVLVLSKLTYENQINILIKNIILEETNNKLKYISNYDALTNLFNRRYFETVIKRSIIENKSYKNKEAIIAIMDIDYFKSINDKYGHKAGDVVLQETSAIIDENIRKIDLAARWGGEEFIILFPDISAKNAEIIVNRIRQKIEENRVLFDNNSIQVTASFGLTRLMGNTEENFENCFKTADKALYLAKTNGRNRVEKFFE